A window from Fragaria vesca subsp. vesca linkage group LG5, FraVesHawaii_1.0, whole genome shotgun sequence encodes these proteins:
- the LOC101308387 gene encoding protein COBRA-like — MGGGGGGGGDVVCSFTFTLSLTMIIFFLSSISLSYGYDPLDPYGNVTITWDFLAQSNTDTYDIKVSIYNLQQYRHVEFPGWRLQWKWNKSEVIWDMRGAEAVEQGDCSAFKGSGAGDLPHCCLRRPVITDLLPGTPYNMQYKNCCKGGVLSSMNQDPSKYLSSFGMSIGNFHASPPGLNSSLDKLNLTMPTDFNLGIPGYTCGDAFLVPPTRYIDEKGQGRRWKQTLETWNITCTYSQFQASRAPKCCVSLSAFYNTTIVGCPRCSCGCQRLGGAKCIESGDKPPPSVLKLPTEQQAAIPPPLVTCSQHMCPIRVHWHVKQSYKEYWRVKITITNLNFLKNYTDWNLVVQHPNLKSIRQLFSFNYHPLTTYGNINDTGMFWGIKFYNDMILTSGNQGNAQSEMLLHKDEGTFTFREGWAFPRRISFNGDDCVMPPPDDYPTLPNIAATLNPYLLLVSFMFLAVAVPALF, encoded by the exons ATGGGTGGTGGTGGCGGCGGCGGCGGTGACGTGGTGTGTAGTTTTACCTTCACCTTGTCTCTGACGATGATCATCTTCTTCTTGTCATCCATTTCGTTATCTT ATGGATACGACCCTTTAGATCCTTATGGCAACGTAACCATCACTTGGGATTTCCTCGCGCAGAGCAACACAGATACTTATGAC ATAAAAGTATCAATATACAACCTGCAACAATACAGGCATGTCGAATTCCCAGGATGGAGACTACAATGGAAGTGGAACAAATCGGAAGTGATTTGGGACATGCGTGGTGCCGAGGCAGTTGAGCAAGGAGACTGCTCAGCGTTTAAGGGCTCCGGCGCTGGAGATCTTCCTCATTGCTGCCTGAGGCGGCCCGTCATCACTGATCTGCTTCCTGGAACTCCTTACAACATGCAGTACAAGAACTGCTGCAAGGGAGGTGTTTTGTCATCCATGAACCAAGACCCTTCCAAGTATCTCTCCTCCTTTGGGATGAGCATTGGCAACTTTCATGCTAGCCCCCCAGGATTAAACAGTTCCCTTGATAAGCTTAACCTTACAATGCCTACCGATTTTAATCTTGGGATTCCTGGTTACACCTGTGGAGACGCATTTCTTGTCCCCCCAACGAGGTATATTGATGAGAAAGGACAAGGACGCCGCTGGAAACAAACCCTTGAGACATGGAACATCACATGCACCTACTCTCAGTTCCAGGCTTCTCGCGCTCCCAAGTGCTGCGTGTCCTTGTCTGCCTTCTACAACACCACCATTGTTGGTTGCCCTCGTTGCAGTTGCGGATGCCAAAGACTAGGAGGAGCCAAATGTATCGA GTCTGGTGACAAGCCTCCTCCTAGTGTGTTGAAACTTCCAACAGAGCAACAAGCAGCCATACCGCCTCCTCTGGTAACATGTTCGCAGCACATGTGCCCCATCAGAGTTCACTGGCATGTCAAGCAGAGTTATAAGGAGTACTGGAGGGTGAAGATCACAATCACCAATCTCAATTTTCTCAAAAACTATACTGATTGGAACTTGGTTGTTCAGCACCCAAACTTAAAAAGCATCAGGCAGCTTTTCAGCTTCAATTACCATCCCCTCACTACTTATGGAAACATCA ATGATACGGGCATGTTTTGGGGCATCAAATTCTATAACGATATGATTCTCACCTCGGGAAACCAAGGGAACGCACAATCAGAAATGTTGCTGCACAAGGATGAAGGAACTTTTACGTTCAGAGAAGGATGGGCTTTCCCAAGAAGAATTTCCTTCAATGGTGATGACTGTGTCATGCCCCCTCCAGATGACTACCCCACACTTCCCAATATTGCAGCAACCCTCAACCCTTACCTGCTGTTAGTCTCCTTCATGTTCCTAGCGGTAGCGGTACCGGCTCTTTTCTGA